One window of the Streptomyces sp. NBC_00536 genome contains the following:
- a CDS encoding DUF6292 family protein, whose protein sequence is MTIRTDHQPYVQAAVAEIEEIGLSVLGHAVTGRPPAVRTAVVTLAVPESGPYADEDEDIELAWDEAFGWVLRLPAEAGATDWFMGEDLVPSPGRVARWADMVLAHPGLTPSREDGPQRLPESDDDAFEARLSAYAASA, encoded by the coding sequence ATGACGATTCGCACCGATCACCAGCCGTATGTGCAGGCTGCTGTTGCGGAGATCGAGGAGATCGGCCTGAGCGTGCTCGGGCACGCGGTGACGGGGCGCCCGCCGGCGGTTCGTACCGCCGTCGTCACGCTGGCGGTGCCGGAAAGCGGACCGTACGCCGACGAGGACGAGGACATCGAGCTGGCGTGGGACGAGGCCTTCGGCTGGGTGCTGCGGCTGCCGGCCGAGGCGGGCGCCACCGACTGGTTCATGGGGGAGGACCTGGTGCCGTCCCCCGGTCGGGTGGCGCGCTGGGCCGACATGGTCCTGGCCCACCCCGGGCTGACGCCCAGCCGGGAGGACGGGCCGCAGCGGCTGCCCGAGAGCGACGACGACGCGTTCGAAGCGCGCCTGTCGGCCTACGCCGCGTCGGCCTGA
- a CDS encoding ParA family protein, with product MTTTLQSAVDTAARAGTKTAKVVVVIQQKGGAGKSTIAVNVAACAGRSAVMSNADEATGSPIVAAGIDVQGTLEKWCAGVREEALPFDYVVTKSKLGILPGIIADPDRRRIIIDTPGFLDIDPDAEWGADPLGESRTADALREVLDVADLAIVPITPSKITWDECEFTIERILKPRGIPFLVVINMHDPGKDKGEKQLNKVKAWIDERNYPRVADPIRRYTLHEHAYENGTLVTEYRMSGTALNGREDFMRVALTMEQML from the coding sequence ATGACCACAACCCTCCAATCGGCCGTCGACACGGCCGCCCGTGCTGGCACGAAAACGGCGAAGGTCGTCGTCGTCATTCAGCAGAAGGGCGGGGCCGGAAAATCCACCATCGCCGTAAACGTGGCCGCATGCGCGGGCCGCTCAGCGGTGATGTCCAACGCCGACGAGGCAACAGGTTCGCCCATCGTGGCGGCCGGCATCGACGTCCAGGGAACCCTGGAGAAGTGGTGCGCGGGCGTGCGCGAAGAAGCACTCCCCTTCGACTACGTCGTCACCAAGAGCAAGCTCGGCATCCTGCCGGGGATCATCGCCGACCCCGACCGCCGCCGCATCATCATCGACACGCCAGGCTTCCTGGACATCGACCCGGACGCAGAGTGGGGCGCGGACCCGCTCGGCGAGAGTCGGACAGCTGACGCCCTGCGCGAGGTGCTGGACGTGGCCGACCTGGCCATCGTCCCGATTACCCCATCGAAGATCACGTGGGATGAGTGCGAGTTCACCATCGAGCGCATCCTCAAGCCGCGCGGCATCCCCTTCCTGGTCGTCATCAACATGCATGACCCCGGCAAGGACAAGGGCGAGAAGCAGTTGAACAAGGTCAAGGCCTGGATCGATGAGCGGAACTACCCGCGGGTCGCCGACCCGATTCGGCGGTACACCCTCCACGAGCACGCCTACGAGAACGGCACATTGGTTACCGAGTACAGGATGAGCGGCACCGCCCTAAACGGCCGCGAGGACTTCATGCGCGTAGCCCTGACGATGGAGCAGATGCTCTGA
- a CDS encoding Pycsar system effector family protein has translation MNDPKDIASGLEAATTTVLAEISRTDAKSAVLLTAFSLPLAVLVASIPGHPVTGLAAALIAAGAVGLIIAMLLVLVVVRPSLGGAVPGTYLYWATATPEEVIQDLQKPTHRVEHIVQLSSIAKRKYRGLQVAIDVTRTSLVLLGLALLTTLW, from the coding sequence GTGAACGACCCGAAGGACATTGCCTCGGGCCTGGAAGCGGCGACCACCACGGTCCTCGCCGAGATATCCCGCACCGACGCTAAGAGCGCCGTCCTCCTCACCGCCTTCAGCCTTCCTTTGGCGGTGCTCGTGGCGAGCATCCCCGGCCACCCCGTGACGGGACTTGCCGCTGCGCTCATCGCTGCCGGCGCAGTCGGCCTAATCATCGCGATGCTGCTCGTCCTCGTCGTCGTCCGGCCCAGCCTCGGAGGAGCTGTCCCGGGGACTTACCTCTACTGGGCCACCGCCACCCCCGAAGAAGTCATCCAAGACCTCCAGAAGCCGACCCACCGGGTCGAGCACATCGTGCAACTCTCCTCGATCGCGAAGCGCAAGTACCGAGGCCTACAGGTCGCCATTGACGTCACCCGCACGTCGCTGGTCCTGCTCGGTCTCGCCCTGCTCACGACGCTGTGGTGA
- a CDS encoding DNA/RNA helicase domain-containing protein yields the protein MADVLKEFILRTPAGGAKRYDHDALCDLLDVDDRSRVIFEQGAGREAVVRIYPSNPLMHMAEISVDDLLMDDRGRITIGMYYDGSPLRFRLFDPKTGNAQRGAIFGTTGAGKSRLVQAVLVACKRSGIVVHLADLKAGQSVPEAKGQVATRVTTQYETILMLRGLVAEAQRRMVAYAEMGRSGFVIGDPDPLTYGIVDEANRLLEKNAPFRAEAAYLIKELGRTGRSVGVGIIIAAQAGHLDELGGSDTLRAMLKEGEVVLLRWSSSMMQQLVGDGLVPRGEALQPIPKVVGEVRRVRRFNESADDENDDVNSQGMLYHLTGTRPTSMARTYVVGSVAPCKGYDPLILALYGDRLPPGEMIDLMAFVTEQELKAANGDSAGDTPANAAPPPEVTSMTTAQRILAVLARTPDGLTEPALLEALNEDGGREVRRGTLRTTVSTLRSEGHVARPDGTGLIVPAVAG from the coding sequence ATGGCCGACGTGCTCAAGGAGTTCATCCTGCGAACTCCCGCCGGCGGGGCGAAGAGATACGACCACGATGCGTTGTGCGACCTCCTCGACGTCGACGACCGATCGCGGGTCATCTTCGAGCAGGGCGCAGGACGTGAGGCGGTCGTGCGGATCTACCCGTCGAATCCGCTGATGCACATGGCGGAGATCAGCGTCGACGACCTGCTGATGGACGACCGGGGCCGCATCACCATCGGCATGTACTACGACGGATCGCCGCTCCGATTCAGGCTCTTCGACCCCAAGACCGGAAATGCGCAGAGGGGCGCGATCTTCGGGACCACGGGCGCCGGGAAGTCCCGTTTGGTTCAGGCGGTCCTGGTCGCCTGCAAGCGCTCCGGCATCGTCGTCCACCTCGCCGACCTCAAGGCAGGCCAATCGGTTCCGGAGGCCAAGGGACAAGTCGCCACTCGCGTCACCACGCAGTACGAGACGATCCTCATGCTGCGCGGACTGGTCGCCGAGGCGCAGCGCCGCATGGTCGCCTACGCCGAGATGGGCCGCAGCGGATTTGTCATCGGCGACCCCGACCCGCTGACCTACGGCATCGTCGACGAAGCCAACCGCCTCCTGGAGAAGAACGCGCCCTTCCGTGCCGAGGCGGCCTACCTCATCAAGGAACTCGGGAGGACTGGCAGGTCGGTTGGCGTCGGCATCATCATCGCCGCGCAGGCGGGCCACCTTGACGAACTCGGCGGCAGCGACACCCTCCGAGCCATGCTCAAAGAAGGCGAAGTGGTCCTGCTTCGCTGGTCCTCCAGCATGATGCAGCAGCTCGTCGGCGATGGGCTGGTCCCCCGCGGTGAGGCCCTCCAGCCGATCCCCAAGGTGGTCGGAGAGGTCCGCAGGGTCCGCCGGTTCAACGAGTCGGCGGACGACGAGAACGACGATGTGAACTCGCAGGGGATGCTCTACCACCTGACCGGCACCCGCCCTACCAGCATGGCCCGGACCTACGTCGTCGGGTCTGTCGCCCCGTGCAAGGGCTACGACCCCCTGATCCTCGCGCTCTACGGCGACAGGCTGCCACCGGGCGAAATGATCGACCTGATGGCGTTCGTGACCGAGCAGGAGCTCAAAGCGGCGAACGGCGACAGCGCGGGCGACACCCCCGCGAACGCGGCTCCGCCACCCGAGGTCACGTCGATGACGACCGCCCAGCGGATCCTCGCGGTGCTCGCCCGTACGCCGGACGGCCTGACGGAGCCCGCCCTGCTGGAAGCCCTGAACGAGGACGGCGGCCGCGAGGTCCGACGCGGCACCCTGCGCACCACCGTCAGCACCCTGCGAAGCGAAGGCCACGTGGCCCGCCCCGACGGCACTGGACTCATCGTCCCGGCCGTCGCCGGCTGA